One genomic segment of Arachis duranensis cultivar V14167 chromosome 4, aradu.V14167.gnm2.J7QH, whole genome shotgun sequence includes these proteins:
- the LOC107486431 gene encoding fanconi-associated nuclease 1 homolog isoform X4, producing the protein MLTGRESLVRLIGKRRRFLPNRHSILSQTLPPNQSCFDICSDNSGSGIQLGKDDDMKRFKSFGDNEHENALSSSSVVDCPVCGSKIPGNNDEINSHLDACLLRGTKRKLTQRTLLQLNFSPVLSKVKIVPDELVESDNPGIVPLSPLETVAREEIEDGESEELTGKENLLIDSEIDCMVSSSSFCPKNEMAELPMDDCKPDTFEATLDTFIVGRRYADREEISPGLTLALSRDPHNVKDSNAVKVVSSDAGCKLLGFLPRELAQYISPLVGEYGFCFLGSVISVPENSLENVPIRLQRTSDGERNYGDETFNCLWRKAQSVSRNPPQSAKYQLNFCLMLQEVLRNNTHLLTEDEKTYLESFTLLSNDSQRIFIRLYTRKGPWFRLSSISYPEIMDVHKAVKELDEKGYMCSMEEAHQLSESDVSDILNILSVSELREIWRMLEKSCGRGMKKQDLVSSLVSTYADGLWPGLSIMIMNRTGSCVRISSKAESLIWRTERLFFLNGEQDLSSFLLVDMGKVKYPTYNCILSESVFSIRRDLLSYEEAIEVAQIMDEALGANRTDTVLRCIKIAESHVSAALPIQYLTSESVITIRHLFTASWVYSKVVILGISFLEQERRGYWTLRLSVDLEHLGYTEESLQVAENGLLDPWVRAGSRMALQRRVVRLGKPPRRWKVPSFSRSAMRKIPEVYVQGRPINSDLGAKSRFYNEEGEQCGVEELALYYYAGEGGGWQGVHTESGVWLTIFGLLMWDVIFADVPNVFYTRFQNAPLDLGTDSFYSVRKSSIESHLQKIRNGMGEECLIKSWETHNGTACRGVNWDRHSLHELRAAVTCVGGHCLASLCELLAQDYWSWSSGMPDLLLWRFNGEYSGEAKLVEVKGPRDRLSEQQRAWLLLLMDCGFVVEVCKVKPL; encoded by the exons ATGCTGACTGGAAGAGAAAGCTTGGTTCGTTTGATCGGAAAACGGCGTCGCTTCCTTCCCAATCGCCATTCCATTCTCTCCCAAACCCTTCCTCCTAACCAG AGCTGCTTTGATATTTGTTCTGATAATAGCGGTTCTGGAATTCAGTTGGGGAAGGATGATGACATGAAACGATTCAAGTCTTTTGGGGATAATGAGCATGAGAACGCACTGTCTTCAAGTAGTGTTGTAGATTGTCCCGTTTGTGGGTCTAAGATTCCTGGGAATAACGATGAGATCAATTCTCATCTGG ATGCTTGTCTGTTGCGAGGAACTAAGCGAAAACTAACGCAACGCACCCTCCTTCAGTTAAACTTCAGCCCTGTATTATCCAAAGTCAAAATTGTTCCTGATGAGTTGGTTGAGTCAGACAATCCGGGTATTGTACCACTGTCACCACTTGAAACAGTTGCTCGGGAAGAAATTGAGGATGGTGAATCTGAAGAATTGACTGGAAAGGAAAACCTGCTCATTGATAGTGAGATTGATTGTATGGTTAGCAGCTCATCCTTTTGCCCGAAGAATGAGATGGCTGAATTGCCAATGGATGATTGTAAGCCTGACACATTTGAGGCTACACTTGATACTTTTATTGTTGGCCGGAGATATGCTGATCGTGAGGAGATATCTCCTGGTCTTACCCTTGCTCTTTCAAGAGACCCTCATAATGTTAAGGATTCCAATGCCGTAAAG GTTGTGTCTTCGGATGCAGGCTGTAAGTTATTAGGTTTTCTCCCCCGTGAGCTAGCACAATATATATCTCCTCTAGTTGGCGAGTATGGCTTTTGTTTTCTG GGAAGTGTCATTTCTGTTCCTGAAAATTCTCTTGAAAATGTCCCAATTCGACTCCAGAGAACATCGGATGGTGAAAGAAACTACGGAGATGAGACATTTAATTGCTTATGGAGAAAAGCTCAATCTGTAAGCAGGAATCCACCTCAATCTGCAAAGTATCAGCTGAATTTTTGTCTTATGCTACAAGAGGTGTTAAGAAATAATACTCACCTTCTAACAGAAGATGAAAAAACCTATCTGg AGTCATTCACTTTACTCTCAAATGACAGTCAGAGGATTTTTATTCGGCTATACACCAGAAAAG GTCCTTGGTTTCGCTTGTCTAGTATATCATATCCTGAAATAATGGATGTTCACAAGGCAGTCAAGGAACTCGATg AGAAGGGATATATGtgttctatggaagaagcacaTCAACTGTCTGAAAGTGATGTGAGTGATATCTTGAATATACTATCTGTCTCTGAGCTACGCGAAATTTGGCGTATGCTTGAAAAG AGTTGTGGTCGTGGGATGAAGAAGCAAGATCTCGTGTCATCTCTGGTTTCTACATATGCAGATGGCCTATG GCCTGGCCTATCtattatgattatgaatagaACTGGCTCCTGTGTTAGAATTTCTTCAAAAGCTGAATCTCTCATATGGCGTACTGAG AGACTTTTCTTCTTAAATGGAGAGCAGGATCTCTCGTCCTTTCTGTTGGTTGATATGGGGAAAGTGAAGTATCCAACTTACAACTGCATCTTATCGGAGTCAGTTTTTTCAATTCGCAGGGATCTGCTCTCATATGAAGAG GCCATTGAAGTGGCCCAGATTATGGATGAAGCTCTTGGTGCAAATAGAACTGACACAGTGTTGAGGTGTATAAAGATTGCTGAATCTCATGTATCTGCTGCTTTACCCATCCAGTACTTGACCTCTGAATCTGTAATTACAATCCGCCATTTATTTACTGCGTCATGGGTTTACTCCAAGGTCGTCATATTAGGGATATCCTTTCTTGAGCAAGAACGCAG GGGGTATTGGACATTGAGGTTATCAGTTGACCTGGAGCACCTTGGCTACACTGAGGAGAGCCTTCAAGTTGCTGAAAATGGGTTGCTGGATCCCTGGGTACGTGCTGGTTCAAGAATGGCATTGCAAAGGCGAGTTGTTCGCTTAGGAAAACCACCAAGGCGATGGAAAGTTCCTAGTTTTTCAAGGTCTGCTATGAGGAAGATCCCTGAG GTTTATGTTCAAGGGAGACCAATAAATTCTGATTTGGGAGCAAAGAGCAGGTTCTACAATGAAGAGGGGGAGCAATGTGGAGTTGAAGAACTTGCTTTGTATTATTATGCCGGGGAAGGAGGTGGATGGCAAGGTGTTCACACAGAGAGTGGCGTTTGGTTAACCATTTTTGGGCTTCTAATGTGGGATGTCATATTTGCTGATGTGCCAAATGTCTTCTATACTAGATTTCAG AATGCTCCTTTGGATTTGGGTACTGATAGCTTTTATTCAGTGAGAAAGAGTAGCATAGAATCCCATCTGCAGAAAATTCGCAATGGCATGGGTGAGGAGTGTCTAATCAAGTCATGGGAAACACATAATGGAACGGCTTGTAGAGGGGTTAATTGGGACCGTCATAGCTTACACGAGCTACGTGCTGCTGTTACTTGCGTCGGGGGCCATTGTTTGGCTTCTCTTTGTGAACTTCTTGCTCAAGACTATTGGAGCTGGTCTAGTGGAATGCCTGATTTACTGCTATGGCGTTTCAATGGAGAATACAGCGGTGAAGCCAAGCTTGTTGAAGTGAAAGGCCCAAGGGATCGTCTCTCGGAACAGCAGAGAGCATGGCTACTATTGCTCATGGATTGTGGATTTGTCGTTGAGGTATGTAAAGTGAAACCTTTGTAG
- the LOC107486431 gene encoding fanconi-associated nuclease 1 homolog isoform X2, with the protein MLTGRESLVRLIGKRRRFLPNRHSILSQTLPPNQSCFDICSDNSGSGIQLGKDDDMKRFKSFGDNEHENALSSSSVVDCPVCGSKIPGNNDEINSHLDACLLRGTKRKLTQRTLLQLNFSPVLSKVKIVPDELVESDNPGIVPLSPLETVAREEIEDGESEELTGKENLLIDSEIDCMVSSSSFCPKNEMAELPMDDCKPDTFEATLDTFIVGRRYADREEISPGLTLALSRDPHNVKDSNAVKVVSSDAGCKLLGFLPRELAQYISPLVGEYGFCFLGSVISVPENSLENVPIRLQRTSDGERNYGDETFNCLWRKAQSVSRNPPQSAKYQLNFCLMLQEVLRNNTHLLTEDEKTYLESFTLLSNDSQRIFIRLYTRKGPWFRLSSISYPEIMDVHKAVKELDEKGYMCSMEEAHQLSESDVSDILNILSVSELREIWRMLEKSCGRGMKKQDLVSSLVSTYADGLWPGLSIMIMNRTGSCVRISSKAESLIWRTERLFFLNGEQDLSSFLLVDMGKVKYPTYNCILSESVFSIRRDLLSYEEIMDEALGANRTDTVLRCIKIAESHVSAALPIQYLTSESVITIRHLFTASWVYSKVVILGISFLEQERRYRDAIDLLKWLLNCFTCDVRRGYWTLRLSVDLEHLGYTEESLQVAENGLLDPWVRAGSRMALQRRVVRLGKPPRRWKVPSFSRSAMRKIPEVYVQGRPINSDLGAKSRFYNEEGEQCGVEELALYYYAGEGGGWQGVHTESGVWLTIFGLLMWDVIFADVPNVFYTRFQNAPLDLGTDSFYSVRKSSIESHLQKIRNGMGEECLIKSWETHNGTACRGVNWDRHSLHELRAAVTCVGGHCLASLCELLAQDYWSWSSGMPDLLLWRFNGEYSGEAKLVEVKGPRDRLSEQQRAWLLLLMDCGFVVEVCKVKPL; encoded by the exons ATGCTGACTGGAAGAGAAAGCTTGGTTCGTTTGATCGGAAAACGGCGTCGCTTCCTTCCCAATCGCCATTCCATTCTCTCCCAAACCCTTCCTCCTAACCAG AGCTGCTTTGATATTTGTTCTGATAATAGCGGTTCTGGAATTCAGTTGGGGAAGGATGATGACATGAAACGATTCAAGTCTTTTGGGGATAATGAGCATGAGAACGCACTGTCTTCAAGTAGTGTTGTAGATTGTCCCGTTTGTGGGTCTAAGATTCCTGGGAATAACGATGAGATCAATTCTCATCTGG ATGCTTGTCTGTTGCGAGGAACTAAGCGAAAACTAACGCAACGCACCCTCCTTCAGTTAAACTTCAGCCCTGTATTATCCAAAGTCAAAATTGTTCCTGATGAGTTGGTTGAGTCAGACAATCCGGGTATTGTACCACTGTCACCACTTGAAACAGTTGCTCGGGAAGAAATTGAGGATGGTGAATCTGAAGAATTGACTGGAAAGGAAAACCTGCTCATTGATAGTGAGATTGATTGTATGGTTAGCAGCTCATCCTTTTGCCCGAAGAATGAGATGGCTGAATTGCCAATGGATGATTGTAAGCCTGACACATTTGAGGCTACACTTGATACTTTTATTGTTGGCCGGAGATATGCTGATCGTGAGGAGATATCTCCTGGTCTTACCCTTGCTCTTTCAAGAGACCCTCATAATGTTAAGGATTCCAATGCCGTAAAG GTTGTGTCTTCGGATGCAGGCTGTAAGTTATTAGGTTTTCTCCCCCGTGAGCTAGCACAATATATATCTCCTCTAGTTGGCGAGTATGGCTTTTGTTTTCTG GGAAGTGTCATTTCTGTTCCTGAAAATTCTCTTGAAAATGTCCCAATTCGACTCCAGAGAACATCGGATGGTGAAAGAAACTACGGAGATGAGACATTTAATTGCTTATGGAGAAAAGCTCAATCTGTAAGCAGGAATCCACCTCAATCTGCAAAGTATCAGCTGAATTTTTGTCTTATGCTACAAGAGGTGTTAAGAAATAATACTCACCTTCTAACAGAAGATGAAAAAACCTATCTGg AGTCATTCACTTTACTCTCAAATGACAGTCAGAGGATTTTTATTCGGCTATACACCAGAAAAG GTCCTTGGTTTCGCTTGTCTAGTATATCATATCCTGAAATAATGGATGTTCACAAGGCAGTCAAGGAACTCGATg AGAAGGGATATATGtgttctatggaagaagcacaTCAACTGTCTGAAAGTGATGTGAGTGATATCTTGAATATACTATCTGTCTCTGAGCTACGCGAAATTTGGCGTATGCTTGAAAAG AGTTGTGGTCGTGGGATGAAGAAGCAAGATCTCGTGTCATCTCTGGTTTCTACATATGCAGATGGCCTATG GCCTGGCCTATCtattatgattatgaatagaACTGGCTCCTGTGTTAGAATTTCTTCAAAAGCTGAATCTCTCATATGGCGTACTGAG AGACTTTTCTTCTTAAATGGAGAGCAGGATCTCTCGTCCTTTCTGTTGGTTGATATGGGGAAAGTGAAGTATCCAACTTACAACTGCATCTTATCGGAGTCAGTTTTTTCAATTCGCAGGGATCTGCTCTCATATGAAGAG ATTATGGATGAAGCTCTTGGTGCAAATAGAACTGACACAGTGTTGAGGTGTATAAAGATTGCTGAATCTCATGTATCTGCTGCTTTACCCATCCAGTACTTGACCTCTGAATCTGTAATTACAATCCGCCATTTATTTACTGCGTCATGGGTTTACTCCAAGGTCGTCATATTAGGGATATCCTTTCTTGAGCAAGAACGCAG GTATAGGGATGCAATTGACTTACTAAAGTGGCTGCTAAATTGTTTCACTTGTGATGTAAGAAGGGGGTATTGGACATTGAGGTTATCAGTTGACCTGGAGCACCTTGGCTACACTGAGGAGAGCCTTCAAGTTGCTGAAAATGGGTTGCTGGATCCCTGGGTACGTGCTGGTTCAAGAATGGCATTGCAAAGGCGAGTTGTTCGCTTAGGAAAACCACCAAGGCGATGGAAAGTTCCTAGTTTTTCAAGGTCTGCTATGAGGAAGATCCCTGAG GTTTATGTTCAAGGGAGACCAATAAATTCTGATTTGGGAGCAAAGAGCAGGTTCTACAATGAAGAGGGGGAGCAATGTGGAGTTGAAGAACTTGCTTTGTATTATTATGCCGGGGAAGGAGGTGGATGGCAAGGTGTTCACACAGAGAGTGGCGTTTGGTTAACCATTTTTGGGCTTCTAATGTGGGATGTCATATTTGCTGATGTGCCAAATGTCTTCTATACTAGATTTCAG AATGCTCCTTTGGATTTGGGTACTGATAGCTTTTATTCAGTGAGAAAGAGTAGCATAGAATCCCATCTGCAGAAAATTCGCAATGGCATGGGTGAGGAGTGTCTAATCAAGTCATGGGAAACACATAATGGAACGGCTTGTAGAGGGGTTAATTGGGACCGTCATAGCTTACACGAGCTACGTGCTGCTGTTACTTGCGTCGGGGGCCATTGTTTGGCTTCTCTTTGTGAACTTCTTGCTCAAGACTATTGGAGCTGGTCTAGTGGAATGCCTGATTTACTGCTATGGCGTTTCAATGGAGAATACAGCGGTGAAGCCAAGCTTGTTGAAGTGAAAGGCCCAAGGGATCGTCTCTCGGAACAGCAGAGAGCATGGCTACTATTGCTCATGGATTGTGGATTTGTCGTTGAGGTATGTAAAGTGAAACCTTTGTAG
- the LOC107486431 gene encoding fanconi-associated nuclease 1 homolog isoform X3, giving the protein MLTGRESLVRLIGKRRRFLPNRHSILSQTLPPNQLGKDDDMKRFKSFGDNEHENALSSSSVVDCPVCGSKIPGNNDEINSHLDACLLRGTKRKLTQRTLLQLNFSPVLSKVKIVPDELVESDNPGIVPLSPLETVAREEIEDGESEELTGKENLLIDSEIDCMVSSSSFCPKNEMAELPMDDCKPDTFEATLDTFIVGRRYADREEISPGLTLALSRDPHNVKDSNAVKVVSSDAGCKLLGFLPRELAQYISPLVGEYGFCFLGSVISVPENSLENVPIRLQRTSDGERNYGDETFNCLWRKAQSVSRNPPQSAKYQLNFCLMLQEVLRNNTHLLTEDEKTYLESFTLLSNDSQRIFIRLYTRKGPWFRLSSISYPEIMDVHKAVKELDEKGYMCSMEEAHQLSESDVSDILNILSVSELREIWRMLEKSCGRGMKKQDLVSSLVSTYADGLWPGLSIMIMNRTGSCVRISSKAESLIWRTERLFFLNGEQDLSSFLLVDMGKVKYPTYNCILSESVFSIRRDLLSYEEAIEVAQIMDEALGANRTDTVLRCIKIAESHVSAALPIQYLTSESVITIRHLFTASWVYSKVVILGISFLEQERRYRDAIDLLKWLLNCFTCDVRRGYWTLRLSVDLEHLGYTEESLQVAENGLLDPWVRAGSRMALQRRVVRLGKPPRRWKVPSFSRSAMRKIPEVYVQGRPINSDLGAKSRFYNEEGEQCGVEELALYYYAGEGGGWQGVHTESGVWLTIFGLLMWDVIFADVPNVFYTRFQNAPLDLGTDSFYSVRKSSIESHLQKIRNGMGEECLIKSWETHNGTACRGVNWDRHSLHELRAAVTCVGGHCLASLCELLAQDYWSWSSGMPDLLLWRFNGEYSGEAKLVEVKGPRDRLSEQQRAWLLLLMDCGFVVEVCKVKPL; this is encoded by the exons ATGCTGACTGGAAGAGAAAGCTTGGTTCGTTTGATCGGAAAACGGCGTCGCTTCCTTCCCAATCGCCATTCCATTCTCTCCCAAACCCTTCCTCCTAACCAG TTGGGGAAGGATGATGACATGAAACGATTCAAGTCTTTTGGGGATAATGAGCATGAGAACGCACTGTCTTCAAGTAGTGTTGTAGATTGTCCCGTTTGTGGGTCTAAGATTCCTGGGAATAACGATGAGATCAATTCTCATCTGG ATGCTTGTCTGTTGCGAGGAACTAAGCGAAAACTAACGCAACGCACCCTCCTTCAGTTAAACTTCAGCCCTGTATTATCCAAAGTCAAAATTGTTCCTGATGAGTTGGTTGAGTCAGACAATCCGGGTATTGTACCACTGTCACCACTTGAAACAGTTGCTCGGGAAGAAATTGAGGATGGTGAATCTGAAGAATTGACTGGAAAGGAAAACCTGCTCATTGATAGTGAGATTGATTGTATGGTTAGCAGCTCATCCTTTTGCCCGAAGAATGAGATGGCTGAATTGCCAATGGATGATTGTAAGCCTGACACATTTGAGGCTACACTTGATACTTTTATTGTTGGCCGGAGATATGCTGATCGTGAGGAGATATCTCCTGGTCTTACCCTTGCTCTTTCAAGAGACCCTCATAATGTTAAGGATTCCAATGCCGTAAAG GTTGTGTCTTCGGATGCAGGCTGTAAGTTATTAGGTTTTCTCCCCCGTGAGCTAGCACAATATATATCTCCTCTAGTTGGCGAGTATGGCTTTTGTTTTCTG GGAAGTGTCATTTCTGTTCCTGAAAATTCTCTTGAAAATGTCCCAATTCGACTCCAGAGAACATCGGATGGTGAAAGAAACTACGGAGATGAGACATTTAATTGCTTATGGAGAAAAGCTCAATCTGTAAGCAGGAATCCACCTCAATCTGCAAAGTATCAGCTGAATTTTTGTCTTATGCTACAAGAGGTGTTAAGAAATAATACTCACCTTCTAACAGAAGATGAAAAAACCTATCTGg AGTCATTCACTTTACTCTCAAATGACAGTCAGAGGATTTTTATTCGGCTATACACCAGAAAAG GTCCTTGGTTTCGCTTGTCTAGTATATCATATCCTGAAATAATGGATGTTCACAAGGCAGTCAAGGAACTCGATg AGAAGGGATATATGtgttctatggaagaagcacaTCAACTGTCTGAAAGTGATGTGAGTGATATCTTGAATATACTATCTGTCTCTGAGCTACGCGAAATTTGGCGTATGCTTGAAAAG AGTTGTGGTCGTGGGATGAAGAAGCAAGATCTCGTGTCATCTCTGGTTTCTACATATGCAGATGGCCTATG GCCTGGCCTATCtattatgattatgaatagaACTGGCTCCTGTGTTAGAATTTCTTCAAAAGCTGAATCTCTCATATGGCGTACTGAG AGACTTTTCTTCTTAAATGGAGAGCAGGATCTCTCGTCCTTTCTGTTGGTTGATATGGGGAAAGTGAAGTATCCAACTTACAACTGCATCTTATCGGAGTCAGTTTTTTCAATTCGCAGGGATCTGCTCTCATATGAAGAG GCCATTGAAGTGGCCCAGATTATGGATGAAGCTCTTGGTGCAAATAGAACTGACACAGTGTTGAGGTGTATAAAGATTGCTGAATCTCATGTATCTGCTGCTTTACCCATCCAGTACTTGACCTCTGAATCTGTAATTACAATCCGCCATTTATTTACTGCGTCATGGGTTTACTCCAAGGTCGTCATATTAGGGATATCCTTTCTTGAGCAAGAACGCAG GTATAGGGATGCAATTGACTTACTAAAGTGGCTGCTAAATTGTTTCACTTGTGATGTAAGAAGGGGGTATTGGACATTGAGGTTATCAGTTGACCTGGAGCACCTTGGCTACACTGAGGAGAGCCTTCAAGTTGCTGAAAATGGGTTGCTGGATCCCTGGGTACGTGCTGGTTCAAGAATGGCATTGCAAAGGCGAGTTGTTCGCTTAGGAAAACCACCAAGGCGATGGAAAGTTCCTAGTTTTTCAAGGTCTGCTATGAGGAAGATCCCTGAG GTTTATGTTCAAGGGAGACCAATAAATTCTGATTTGGGAGCAAAGAGCAGGTTCTACAATGAAGAGGGGGAGCAATGTGGAGTTGAAGAACTTGCTTTGTATTATTATGCCGGGGAAGGAGGTGGATGGCAAGGTGTTCACACAGAGAGTGGCGTTTGGTTAACCATTTTTGGGCTTCTAATGTGGGATGTCATATTTGCTGATGTGCCAAATGTCTTCTATACTAGATTTCAG AATGCTCCTTTGGATTTGGGTACTGATAGCTTTTATTCAGTGAGAAAGAGTAGCATAGAATCCCATCTGCAGAAAATTCGCAATGGCATGGGTGAGGAGTGTCTAATCAAGTCATGGGAAACACATAATGGAACGGCTTGTAGAGGGGTTAATTGGGACCGTCATAGCTTACACGAGCTACGTGCTGCTGTTACTTGCGTCGGGGGCCATTGTTTGGCTTCTCTTTGTGAACTTCTTGCTCAAGACTATTGGAGCTGGTCTAGTGGAATGCCTGATTTACTGCTATGGCGTTTCAATGGAGAATACAGCGGTGAAGCCAAGCTTGTTGAAGTGAAAGGCCCAAGGGATCGTCTCTCGGAACAGCAGAGAGCATGGCTACTATTGCTCATGGATTGTGGATTTGTCGTTGAGGTATGTAAAGTGAAACCTTTGTAG